The proteins below come from a single Phycisphaerae bacterium genomic window:
- a CDS encoding DUF3800 domain-containing protein, whose amino-acid sequence MHLIYVDDSRDEGLCVFSALAIPGDLWQDAFGRIREFRRRVRDQHGIYVHCEFHAWKFVSGRGSISPHIVTKWDRCQIYKQALDMVAHLPGVRLFNAVFNVKQDELAFERLLNRINRAMQVWDSHAILVCDEGKESGYTRLARKMHVYNPIPSRFGVWNETGTKSRNIPIERIIEDPFFKKSEQSYLIQLADFCAYSLLRREHPLPSKNKYGLNQAFKLLSPILVLEASRRDPEGIIRP is encoded by the coding sequence ATGCATCTGATCTACGTCGATGATTCACGAGACGAAGGCCTATGCGTCTTCTCCGCGTTGGCCATTCCCGGCGATCTTTGGCAGGACGCATTCGGCAGAATACGAGAATTCCGTCGCCGTGTAAGGGACCAGCACGGCATATACGTCCACTGTGAATTCCACGCGTGGAAATTCGTCTCCGGGCGAGGCAGTATTTCCCCCCACATCGTAACCAAGTGGGACCGCTGCCAGATATACAAGCAGGCACTGGATATGGTTGCTCATCTGCCCGGAGTGCGTCTCTTCAATGCGGTTTTCAATGTCAAGCAGGATGAGTTAGCGTTCGAGCGGTTGCTAAACCGGATCAACCGGGCCATGCAGGTATGGGACAGTCACGCGATTCTTGTCTGCGATGAAGGCAAGGAATCCGGCTACACCCGCCTCGCGCGCAAGATGCACGTCTACAATCCGATCCCGAGCCGATTCGGCGTGTGGAACGAGACGGGAACGAAGAGTCGGAACATTCCAATCGAACGCATTATCGAGGATCCTTTTTTCAAGAAGTCGGAGCAGTCGTATTTGATCCAGTTGGCAGACTTTTGCGCCTACTCGCTTCTGCGACGAGAACACCCGTTGCCGTCAAAGAACAAATACGGCCTGAATCAGGCATTCAAACTGCTCTCGCCCATCCTGGTTC